A single region of the Chitinophaga niabensis genome encodes:
- a CDS encoding MFS transporter, protein MLRKLRSEIAHFNSQPHNFRILVMTNIVYAFVLPVIDIFVAAYVMRSSNDPAKVVIYQLTIYTGIPLTFLLNGFLLKHFNIRKLYSAGMLLSGVSMMIMMSLKTLSLTGIGIAGITMGMSFGFYWANRDYLALAITHDGNRNYYYGLETFFYTIIAVVIPVGIGWFIETWGGKGGAHSAYLIITGLVFVITVLASIVCFRGTFSNPIQKKYIFLKFHPLWYKLLFLALLKGLAQGFLVTAPAMLIMLLLGKEGALGTAQSIGAIIAAVLMYIIGRVSGPAHRLRIFAGGLILFTIAALFNGILYNEIGVVLFMLFLLLAKPLMDLAYFPIQFSVIDILAQKENRGEFAYILNHEAGLYVGRFLGAATFLLLAHFFSMEIALRYAIIIIAVMQLGSIYVAKVIMRERVELMHQEEEKDLNKIQQAI, encoded by the coding sequence ATGCTTAGGAAATTAAGGTCTGAAATAGCCCATTTCAATAGTCAGCCGCATAACTTTCGCATCCTCGTAATGACGAATATTGTGTACGCATTTGTACTACCGGTAATAGATATTTTTGTTGCAGCTTACGTGATGCGCAGCTCCAACGATCCCGCCAAAGTGGTGATCTACCAGTTAACGATCTATACCGGTATACCATTAACCTTTCTGTTAAATGGATTCCTACTGAAACATTTTAATATCCGGAAACTTTACTCTGCCGGCATGTTGCTCAGCGGCGTATCCATGATGATCATGATGTCTCTCAAAACCCTCAGCCTTACAGGCATTGGCATTGCAGGGATCACCATGGGCATGTCCTTTGGTTTCTACTGGGCCAATCGTGATTACCTGGCATTGGCCATCACCCACGACGGTAACAGGAATTACTATTACGGATTAGAAACATTCTTCTATACGATCATTGCCGTAGTGATCCCCGTAGGCATTGGCTGGTTTATTGAAACATGGGGAGGCAAAGGAGGAGCGCACAGCGCTTACCTGATCATTACAGGGCTGGTATTTGTGATTACGGTACTGGCATCCATTGTTTGTTTCCGTGGTACTTTCAGCAACCCTATACAAAAGAAATATATTTTTCTGAAGTTTCACCCTTTATGGTATAAGCTATTGTTCCTCGCGCTGCTGAAAGGGCTGGCGCAGGGATTCCTGGTAACAGCGCCTGCCATGCTGATCATGTTACTATTAGGAAAAGAAGGAGCATTAGGTACTGCTCAATCTATCGGAGCCATTATTGCAGCCGTACTAATGTATATCATTGGCAGGGTTTCCGGCCCGGCGCATCGTTTGCGCATATTTGCAGGCGGCCTTATATTATTTACCATCGCCGCGCTTTTTAATGGTATTTTGTATAACGAAATAGGGGTTGTACTCTTCATGCTCTTTCTGTTACTTGCCAAACCCTTAATGGACCTCGCCTACTTTCCAATACAGTTCAGCGTGATAGACATTCTTGCACAGAAAGAGAACAGGGGCGAATTTGCCTACATCCTTAACCATGAAGCCGGTTTATATGTAGGCCGGTTCCTGGGTGCAGCTACCTTTCTTTTGCTGGCACACTTTTTTTCCATGGAGATCGCACTCCGGTATGCCATCATCATCATTGCCGTTATGCAACTCGGCTCTATCTATGTGGCAAAAGTGATCATGCGGGAAAGAGTGGAACTGATGCATCAGGAAGAAGAAAAAGACTTAAACAAAATTCAACAGGCTATATGA
- a CDS encoding sensor histidine kinase, translating into MTTKKIRCYAPVFLFIFLLLLFHVATISYLSIAASAFYAIMVSESALWIILLTRRKASGIIYLKKKLRLIVLYGLPILLLVSVSGFLFSRWIGLHHEFAYIAGLNMLCSSLVIGAYECVYYVRQWKRLFIESENIRKSTLHIQYKFLRDQIKPHFLFNSLNSLSSLISQDPEKAERYVEEMAMVYRYLLKNNGKALTTFREEREFLSSYLLMLHTRFNDALIIDMQVDECYDDFLIPPFVLQLLVENAVKHNIVSQRQPLTIRFYTDEEDQLHVCNNLQKKKNPPPSEKTGLRNISSRYGLLPVKRTPRITEQDGLFKVMIPLIPHHTYETIEE; encoded by the coding sequence ATGACGACAAAAAAAATAAGGTGTTATGCGCCTGTTTTTCTTTTCATCTTTCTACTCCTCCTGTTCCACGTTGCAACGATCAGTTACCTGAGCATTGCCGCTTCTGCATTTTATGCCATCATGGTCAGCGAAAGCGCGCTCTGGATCATTTTGCTCACCCGGAGGAAAGCAAGCGGCATCATTTATCTTAAAAAGAAATTACGGCTGATCGTTTTATATGGATTGCCGATCCTGCTACTGGTATCTGTTTCCGGATTTCTCTTTTCCCGGTGGATAGGGCTGCATCATGAATTCGCTTATATAGCCGGCTTAAATATGTTATGCAGTTCTTTGGTGATCGGCGCTTACGAATGTGTATATTATGTACGGCAGTGGAAAAGGCTTTTCATTGAATCAGAAAACATCCGGAAGAGTACGCTTCATATTCAGTACAAGTTCCTCAGAGACCAGATCAAGCCACATTTCCTTTTTAACAGCCTCAACAGCCTCTCCTCGCTGATCTCCCAGGACCCGGAAAAAGCAGAGCGGTATGTGGAAGAAATGGCCATGGTATACCGCTACCTGCTAAAAAATAACGGTAAGGCGCTCACTACCTTTAGAGAGGAAAGGGAATTCCTTTCTTCTTACCTGCTCATGTTACATACCCGTTTTAACGATGCACTGATCATAGATATGCAGGTAGATGAATGTTACGATGATTTCCTCATACCTCCGTTTGTATTACAGCTGCTGGTAGAAAATGCCGTAAAACACAATATCGTTTCCCAGCGTCAGCCACTCACTATCCGCTTTTATACAGATGAAGAAGATCAGCTGCATGTCTGCAATAATTTACAAAAGAAAAAGAACCCTCCCCCATCAGAAAAAACAGGTTTACGTAACATCAGTTCACGGTATGGATTATTACCGGTGAAAAGAACACCCCGGATAACGGAACAGGATGGGCTGTTTAAAGTAATGATCCCGCTCATTCCTCACCATACATATGAAACCATTGAAGAATGA
- a CDS encoding LytR/AlgR family response regulator transcription factor, producing the protein MTALVIEDETLAAEKLLKMLAAEDESIRVLGVIDTVEKAVYYLKDNPAPDIIFLDIELGDGKSFDIFQEVEVKSHIIFVSAFDEYALRAFKYNSIDYLLKPLKRKDLAFALEKFRQHFTLTQSKSEIAGIIRQLQQKEYRNRFLLRQGTRLFSLHINEVAIAYTRERLHYIRTFSDTHHLIDNNLDELESQLDPEKFFRVNRQFIVSFNAIDQAYAWFDGKIKLMVKPPAYEDIIISRLRANDFKKWLGK; encoded by the coding sequence ATGACAGCACTTGTAATTGAAGACGAAACCTTAGCCGCTGAAAAACTACTAAAGATGCTGGCTGCCGAAGATGAAAGCATCCGGGTGTTAGGTGTTATAGATACTGTAGAAAAAGCAGTATACTATCTGAAAGACAATCCGGCACCGGATATCATTTTTCTTGACATCGAGTTAGGAGATGGAAAGAGCTTTGATATTTTCCAGGAAGTAGAGGTGAAAAGTCACATCATTTTTGTGAGTGCTTTTGATGAATACGCGCTGCGGGCGTTTAAGTACAACAGCATTGATTATTTGCTCAAACCCCTCAAAAGAAAAGACCTTGCCTTTGCCCTGGAAAAGTTCCGGCAGCATTTTACCTTAACACAATCCAAATCTGAGATAGCCGGTATTATCCGGCAGCTGCAACAAAAGGAATACCGCAACCGTTTCCTCCTCCGCCAGGGCACCCGGCTTTTTTCCCTCCATATCAATGAGGTGGCCATTGCCTATACCCGGGAGCGTTTACATTACATCCGTACCTTTTCAGATACCCATCACCTCATAGATAATAACCTGGACGAACTGGAAAGCCAGCTGGACCCGGAGAAGTTCTTCCGGGTTAACCGCCAGTTCATTGTGAGTTTCAATGCCATTGATCAGGCTTATGCCTGGTTTGATGGCAAGATCAAACTTATGGTGAAACCACCCGCGTATGAGGATATTATCATCAGCCGGCTACGGGCGAACGACTTTAAGAAATGGCTGGGTAAGTAA
- a CDS encoding efflux RND transporter periplasmic adaptor subunit, with product MITITNRILIAAVALAGCGVSQSKTDTRKDEAASVPAVATFALEKNIFSASLRMPGELVPFQQVDLYAKVNSFVKKLYVDVGSAVSAGQVLATLEAPELSSQLAGAESRLRSQEAVYLASKANYDRLYTTSQTPGTVSQNDLDLAFAKQKSDFAQQESAKAAYREIADNRNYLEIRAPFAGVISGRNVSAGAYVGPSGKGSEMPMFTLQEQKKLRLVVAVPEAYSSYLKDKSEVGFTVKSLPGQPFKANVNRLSGALDSRLRSQRVEMDVLNNDKKLLPGMVAEVSIPLNTTDSVFVVPVTAVVSSTEKIFVVRLKDQKAEWVEVRKGREAEGKVEIFGELNSGDILVEKANDEIRNGSALTSKK from the coding sequence ATGATCACAATAACAAATAGAATACTGATAGCAGCCGTAGCGTTGGCTGGCTGCGGTGTTTCGCAAAGCAAAACAGACACCCGCAAGGACGAAGCTGCTTCAGTTCCCGCGGTTGCCACCTTTGCATTGGAGAAAAATATCTTTTCAGCATCCCTCAGAATGCCGGGAGAACTGGTGCCTTTTCAACAGGTGGATCTATACGCCAAGGTGAACAGTTTTGTGAAGAAGTTATATGTGGATGTGGGATCTGCCGTATCTGCGGGGCAGGTATTGGCAACACTGGAAGCACCGGAACTAAGCTCCCAGCTGGCAGGTGCTGAATCAAGACTGCGTTCCCAGGAAGCAGTATACCTTGCAAGCAAAGCTAATTACGATCGTTTATATACCACCAGTCAAACACCGGGTACTGTTTCACAGAACGATCTGGACCTGGCATTTGCCAAACAGAAATCTGATTTTGCACAGCAGGAATCAGCAAAGGCTGCTTATAGGGAAATTGCTGATAACCGCAACTACCTGGAGATCCGCGCACCTTTTGCAGGTGTGATCAGTGGCAGGAATGTGAGTGCAGGTGCTTATGTTGGCCCTTCCGGTAAAGGTTCCGAAATGCCGATGTTCACTTTACAGGAACAAAAGAAATTACGTTTGGTAGTGGCCGTTCCGGAAGCTTATTCCAGTTATCTCAAGGATAAAAGTGAAGTGGGATTTACCGTGAAATCTTTGCCGGGTCAACCATTTAAAGCAAATGTAAACCGTCTTTCAGGTGCGCTGGATAGCCGTTTGCGCTCTCAGCGTGTGGAAATGGACGTGTTGAATAACGATAAGAAATTATTACCGGGTATGGTAGCGGAAGTGAGTATTCCGTTGAATACAACAGACAGTGTATTTGTTGTACCGGTTACAGCAGTAGTAAGTTCTACTGAGAAGATCTTTGTAGTACGGCTGAAGGACCAAAAGGCGGAATGGGTGGAAGTAAGGAAAGGTAGAGAGGCAGAAGGAAAAGTGGAGATATTCGGAGAATTGAACAGCGGGGACATATTGGTAGAAAAGGCGAATGACGAGATCAGGAATGGCTCGGCTTTAACTTCTAAGAAGTAA
- a CDS encoding efflux RND transporter permease subunit, which produces MGLIKSALNKPITILVLVAGLFFFGIKAVRQIKVDIFPKLELPVLYIAHPFGGYTPNQMEAFFAKNYVNILLFVNGLKSIETKNVQGLTLMKLSFYEGTNMAQAAAEVSAFSNRAQAIFPPGSQPPFIIRFDASTLPVGELVLSSDKRTNNELMDLANVYVRASFTSIPGLVAPPPFGGNIRTVVIKADPEMLRSHNLTPDQLVEALRLNNQTAPSGNVRIGDKNYLTPTNTNITNIKDFENIPLFKGGVQNLYLRDVATVEDGADIAAGYALVNGKRSVYLNVAKSADASTWEVVQNLKKSIPRLQAALPEDVTLTYEFDQSTYVMNAVKSLISEGVIGAVLTGLMVVLFLGDLRGALIVILTIPVSIISGVLFLSLFGQTINIMTLSGLALAIGILVDESTVTIENIHQHLDMGKPKALAIWDACKEIAFPKLLILFCILAVFAPAFTMTGIPGSLFLPLALAIGFSMITSYFLSQTFVPVMANWIMKGHKKHAHIPSAASEGDTWDQKKELVERADSNRDGKISRFEKFRARFMRFINRMIPYRKPIVIGYLIVISAIAVLLLMNIGRDVLPKTNGGQFQVRIRSEQGTRMERTEQRTLVALKSMEEVIGKENISITSAYVGQHPSLFSVSPIYLFMPGPQEAVIQVSLNKEYHVDLDELKEKLRAKIKERAPELSLSFEPIELTDKILSQGSPTPVEVRISGRNKKLNEEYAEKLMAKLRGISYLRDVQLTQSTKYPAINIDIDRTRAAQLGVDMTDVTRSLIASTSSSRLTEKNVWVDEKAGLMYSVQVQIPENKMTSIDDISEIPILKNSARPVLGDIATLTQTTTYGENDNLGAMPMLSVTANLNNKDLGTATKDVQAAIASLGELPRGLAMEPIGLSNTLTETLDSLESGLLVAIVVIFLMLAANFQSFSVSFVVLTTVPAVILGSLALLMLTGSTLNLQSYMGIIMSVGVSISNAVLLITNAEHLRKHNGDSLASAKEAAALRLRPILMTSLAMVAGMIPMAIGHGEGGDQVSPLGRAVIGGLVASTFAVLIILPLVFAWVQKKASIASVSLDPENKESKHYIPSLYDHNNK; this is translated from the coding sequence ATGGGACTGATTAAAAGCGCACTGAACAAACCGATCACGATCCTGGTATTGGTGGCAGGACTATTCTTCTTTGGTATCAAGGCGGTGCGGCAGATTAAGGTAGATATCTTTCCGAAACTGGAATTACCGGTATTATATATTGCGCATCCGTTTGGTGGATATACGCCTAACCAGATGGAAGCTTTCTTTGCCAAGAACTATGTGAACATCCTGCTCTTTGTGAATGGTTTGAAATCCATTGAAACAAAGAACGTACAAGGCCTTACCCTGATGAAACTGAGTTTTTATGAGGGAACCAATATGGCGCAGGCAGCAGCAGAGGTATCTGCCTTCAGTAACAGGGCACAGGCTATTTTCCCTCCGGGATCACAGCCGCCGTTCATTATCCGTTTTGATGCATCCACTTTGCCGGTGGGAGAGCTGGTATTGAGCAGTGATAAAAGAACGAATAATGAATTGATGGACCTGGCGAATGTATATGTAAGGGCATCCTTTACTTCCATTCCTGGTCTTGTAGCCCCGCCTCCCTTTGGTGGTAATATCCGTACCGTGGTGATCAAAGCAGACCCTGAAATGCTGCGTTCCCACAATCTTACGCCGGACCAATTAGTGGAAGCGCTCCGTTTGAATAACCAAACAGCACCTTCCGGTAACGTACGTATCGGCGACAAGAACTATCTTACTCCTACTAATACCAATATCACCAATATCAAAGATTTTGAGAACATCCCGCTATTCAAAGGTGGTGTGCAAAACCTTTATCTCCGGGATGTAGCTACTGTGGAGGATGGGGCCGATATCGCTGCCGGTTATGCACTGGTAAATGGTAAACGTTCTGTATACCTGAATGTGGCTAAATCTGCGGATGCTTCTACATGGGAAGTGGTACAGAACCTGAAGAAATCTATCCCGCGTTTACAGGCCGCATTGCCGGAAGATGTAACGCTTACATATGAATTCGATCAGTCCACTTACGTAATGAATGCCGTGAAGAGCCTGATAAGTGAAGGTGTAATTGGTGCGGTATTAACCGGTTTGATGGTGGTGTTGTTCCTGGGTGACCTGAGAGGGGCACTGATCGTGATCCTCACCATTCCGGTATCTATCATTTCCGGGGTATTGTTCCTGAGCCTCTTCGGGCAAACGATCAATATCATGACGCTGAGCGGACTCGCATTGGCCATTGGTATCCTGGTAGATGAAAGTACGGTGACGATTGAGAATATACACCAGCACCTTGATATGGGGAAACCCAAGGCGCTGGCTATCTGGGATGCCTGTAAGGAGATAGCGTTCCCGAAACTGCTGATCCTTTTCTGTATCCTCGCCGTGTTTGCACCGGCATTTACAATGACGGGTATTCCCGGATCATTGTTCCTGCCGCTGGCATTGGCAATCGGTTTCTCCATGATCACTTCTTATTTCCTTTCCCAAACCTTTGTGCCCGTAATGGCCAACTGGATCATGAAGGGTCATAAGAAACATGCGCATATTCCCAGTGCGGCAAGTGAAGGTGATACCTGGGACCAGAAGAAAGAACTGGTAGAACGTGCAGATAGCAACAGAGATGGAAAGATCAGCCGGTTTGAAAAGTTCAGGGCACGTTTTATGCGTTTCATCAATCGCATGATACCTTACCGCAAACCCATTGTAATAGGTTATCTGATAGTGATCAGCGCGATTGCCGTATTACTGCTGATGAATATCGGGCGGGATGTGTTACCGAAAACAAACGGCGGCCAGTTCCAGGTGAGGATCCGTTCTGAACAGGGTACAAGGATGGAGCGTACGGAACAGAGAACATTAGTGGCGCTGAAAAGTATGGAAGAAGTGATCGGGAAAGAGAATATTTCCATCACCTCTGCTTATGTAGGGCAACACCCTTCCCTGTTTTCTGTGAGCCCTATTTATTTGTTCATGCCCGGCCCGCAGGAAGCAGTTATACAGGTGAGCCTGAATAAAGAGTATCACGTGGATCTGGATGAATTAAAAGAAAAGTTACGTGCAAAAATAAAAGAAAGAGCGCCTGAACTTTCTCTGTCCTTTGAACCTATTGAACTCACAGATAAGATCCTTAGCCAGGGTTCTCCTACACCTGTAGAGGTGCGGATCTCCGGCAGGAATAAGAAGCTGAATGAAGAGTACGCAGAGAAACTGATGGCGAAGCTGAGAGGAATTTCTTACTTAAGGGATGTTCAATTAACGCAATCCACCAAGTATCCTGCTATCAATATAGACATCGATCGTACCCGTGCAGCACAGCTGGGCGTGGATATGACAGATGTTACCCGTTCGCTCATTGCCTCTACTTCTTCTTCCCGTTTAACGGAGAAAAATGTTTGGGTAGATGAAAAGGCTGGGTTGATGTACAGCGTGCAGGTGCAGATCCCGGAGAATAAAATGACGAGCATTGATGATATCAGTGAAATACCGATCCTTAAAAACTCAGCCCGCCCTGTGTTAGGTGATATCGCCACACTCACACAGACCACTACATACGGAGAGAATGATAACCTGGGTGCTATGCCTATGCTTTCCGTAACAGCGAACCTGAACAATAAAGACTTAGGTACCGCTACCAAAGATGTACAGGCTGCAATTGCCTCGCTGGGAGAATTACCCCGTGGATTAGCAATGGAACCGATCGGGCTTTCCAATACCTTAACAGAAACATTGGACAGCCTGGAATCAGGATTGCTGGTGGCTATTGTGGTGATCTTCCTGATGCTGGCAGCTAACTTCCAGTCCTTCAGCGTTTCCTTTGTAGTTTTGACAACGGTACCGGCGGTAATATTAGGATCTCTTGCATTACTGATGCTCACAGGTTCTACCCTGAACCTTCAGTCTTACATGGGTATCATTATGTCCGTAGGGGTGTCCATTTCCAATGCGGTGCTGCTGATCACCAATGCGGAACATCTGAGGAAGCATAACGGCGATTCGCTGGCCTCTGCAAAAGAAGCTGCTGCACTTCGCTTACGTCCTATCCTGATGACGAGCCTCGCGATGGTGGCAGGTATGATACCAATGGCCATTGGCCATGGAGAAGGTGGGGACCAGGTATCTCCATTGGGCCGTGCGGTGATAGGAGGGCTGGTAGCTTCTACATTTGCCGTACTGATCATTCTGCCACTGGTATTTGCCTGGGTACAGAAAAAAGCATCCATTGCATCCGTTTCCCTTGATCCTGAAAATAAAGAAAGTAAACACTATATACCTTCGTTGTATGATCACAATAACAAATAG
- a CDS encoding TolC family protein, producing MSAIFCCATWNAQAQVLTMKDAVQTALNNYGTIKAKANYLNASKATVQQSRRDYLPNLNFSAQQDYGTVNGQNGPLYGFGGLGVASSGLPLPSQNWNAAFGALYLANINWEFFAFGRAKEKIKTAASVAARDERDWQQEQFRHEVRVAGAYLNLLAAQRLTNSWERNLERADTFRAVVTRRVQNGLIAGVDSSLANAEVSNARIALTKAKDLEQEQGNVLAQLLGVAPAEFVLDSLFITRLPSAITDTAALNPDAHPLLQYYKSRVLLSEEQEKYIKTFNYPAFSVFSVLQTRASGFHNDYAQDQNSYTHNYWEGIKPTRSNYLLGVGVTWNLTSPLRVRHQSAAQDFTSKALQNEMEVVDQQLKAQVVLADTKMKNALDNYREAAVQIKSAADAYLQKTVMYRNGLSTLVDVTQALYALNRAETDRDIAYSNVWQALLLKSAAVGNFGLFINEF from the coding sequence TACAAACGGCTTTGAACAATTACGGGACCATTAAAGCCAAGGCCAATTACTTAAACGCTTCCAAGGCTACCGTTCAACAATCCAGGAGGGATTACCTCCCCAATCTTAATTTTTCGGCTCAACAGGATTACGGAACCGTCAATGGGCAGAATGGCCCCCTGTACGGTTTTGGCGGTCTTGGTGTGGCTTCTTCCGGTTTACCCTTACCTTCTCAGAACTGGAATGCTGCCTTCGGGGCTTTGTACCTGGCCAATATCAACTGGGAATTCTTTGCATTCGGCAGGGCGAAAGAAAAGATTAAAACGGCTGCATCTGTGGCCGCGCGCGATGAGCGTGACTGGCAGCAGGAACAGTTCCGGCATGAAGTGAGAGTGGCAGGGGCCTATCTGAACTTACTGGCGGCGCAGCGTTTAACAAATTCCTGGGAGCGCAACCTCGAAAGAGCGGACACTTTCCGTGCTGTGGTAACACGCCGCGTGCAGAATGGGTTGATTGCCGGGGTGGATTCCTCCCTCGCCAATGCTGAAGTTTCCAATGCCAGGATAGCCCTTACAAAAGCAAAGGACCTGGAACAGGAGCAGGGAAATGTGCTGGCCCAATTACTGGGTGTAGCACCTGCGGAGTTTGTGCTGGACAGTTTGTTCATTACACGGTTACCTTCTGCCATCACAGATACTGCCGCATTAAACCCTGATGCGCATCCGCTTTTACAATATTATAAAAGCAGGGTACTGCTGAGTGAGGAACAGGAGAAATATATCAAAACATTTAACTACCCTGCCTTTAGTGTTTTCAGTGTATTGCAAACAAGGGCTTCCGGTTTCCATAATGATTATGCGCAGGACCAGAATTCTTATACACATAATTACTGGGAAGGGATCAAACCAACCAGGAGCAATTACCTGCTGGGTGTGGGAGTTACCTGGAACCTGACGAGCCCTCTCAGGGTACGTCATCAGTCTGCGGCACAGGATTTTACTTCCAAAGCATTACAGAACGAAATGGAAGTAGTGGACCAGCAATTGAAAGCGCAGGTGGTACTGGCAGATACTAAAATGAAGAATGCGCTGGACAATTACAGGGAAGCCGCCGTACAGATCAAATCTGCAGCAGATGCTTATTTACAGAAAACAGTGATGTACCGTAACGGATTGAGCACGCTGGTAGATGTAACACAGGCACTGTATGCATTGAACCGTGCGGAAACAGACCGGGATATTGCTTATAGCAATGTGTGGCAGGCGTTGTTGCTGAAATCTGCGGCAGTAGGCAACTTCGGGTTATTTATCAATGAATTCTAA